The following is a genomic window from Hymenobacter sp. APR13.
CCTATTCCTCCTCGGCCTGGGCTGCGCGCTGGCCTCCTCGGCATTTGCCCAGACCGAAAAAGGCGCCCGCTACATCGGGGCCAACGTGGGCAACCTGAGCTACAGCCGCAGCGACAAGAACAACAGTTTTTCGGCAACCCTGACGCCTTCAGCAGGGGTATTCGTGGGCAACAATTTTCTGCTGGGAGCTGGCCTGCCGATCAGCTACTCACGCGGTCATTTTGAAACCACCTTTCAAAAAAGCACGCGTCGCGAGGTAGAGGTAGGCTTGGCGCCATTTGCGCGCTATTATCTGCCGGGCTCGGGTGCGCATCGTTTTTTCGGGCACTTGCAGGCAGGCATTGCACGTGGTAGTTACCGGTACCAGTCGGAGGGTATGTACATAGGCTCCGGTGGACAGATGGTTGCCACCAAAGAAGATCAGCGCAGCAACGATACTTCCACCATCTTCGGTGCTGGCCTGGGCTACAACTATTTCCTGACACCGGGCGCAGCATTAGAAGTAGTAGCCAGCTATAACCGGTACGGATACGGTGACTACGACAGTGCCGGCGCCCTCAACGTTTCGGCCGGCTTTGCCGTGTTCCTGCCCTCAAAAGGCACGGCGGCCAAGTAAGCTTGCCGAAGCTTACTGCCTGCACAGCGCGGCGCGCAAACCCCCAGTTGGTTTGCGCGCCGCGTTTTTTTGTCGGATGTTGTGGCACGAGACTGAGACTATCCGGACTGCCTGCTATGCTGCGTATTATCAAACCTGTTCTGGCGCTGCTCGTCAGT
Proteins encoded in this region:
- a CDS encoding outer membrane beta-barrel protein; the encoded protein is MGSSFLCNLWPTSGLFLTVLSSFFICFHSMKNLFLLGLGCALASSAFAQTEKGARYIGANVGNLSYSRSDKNNSFSATLTPSAGVFVGNNFLLGAGLPISYSRGHFETTFQKSTRREVEVGLAPFARYYLPGSGAHRFFGHLQAGIARGSYRYQSEGMYIGSGGQMVATKEDQRSNDTSTIFGAGLGYNYFLTPGAALEVVASYNRYGYGDYDSAGALNVSAGFAVFLPSKGTAAK